The following are from one region of the Amedibacterium intestinale genome:
- a CDS encoding head maturation protease, ClpP-related: protein MKNKKFWNFKNRKIQNQENEEVTERILELYGTIAEESWFDDDVTPKLFKEELNSGSGDITVWINSPGGDCVAAAQIYNMLTDYKGNVTVKIDGIAASAASVIAMAGNKVLMSPVSMMMIHNPATFAFGDHAEMQKAMAMLDEVKESIINAYVIKTGLSRSKLSHLMDAETWMDANMAIELGFADDMITKTEQEKESIEGLNNMTDSMLFSRTAISNTLQNKLEKHYGVSKEDVTKQAEIKVLEVKGTSASELKERLNFMKRFI, encoded by the coding sequence ATGAAGAACAAGAAATTTTGGAACTTCAAGAATCGAAAGATTCAAAACCAAGAAAACGAAGAAGTAACAGAGAGAATTCTTGAACTTTACGGCACGATAGCTGAAGAGTCATGGTTCGATGATGATGTTACTCCCAAACTTTTCAAGGAAGAGTTAAATTCCGGAAGTGGAGATATCACCGTTTGGATTAATTCACCTGGTGGAGATTGTGTAGCCGCTGCTCAAATCTACAATATGCTTACTGATTATAAAGGAAATGTAACAGTAAAAATTGATGGTATTGCAGCTAGTGCAGCATCGGTAATTGCGATGGCAGGGAATAAAGTGCTTATGTCACCAGTATCCATGATGATGATTCACAATCCTGCTACATTTGCATTTGGTGATCACGCTGAAATGCAAAAAGCGATGGCAATGTTAGATGAAGTTAAAGAATCAATTATCAATGCCTATGTTATTAAAACGGGTTTATCTAGGTCAAAGTTAAGTCATTTGATGGATGCAGAAACTTGGATGGATGCAAACATGGCCATTGAACTTGGATTTGCTGATGACATGATTACAAAAACTGAACAAGAAAAAGAAAGCATTGAAGGTCTAAACAATATGACAGATTCAATGCTTTTTTCACGCACTGCTATCAGTAATACACTCCAAAACAAATTAGAAAAACACTATGGGGTGTCAAAAGAAGATGTAACAAAACAAGCAGAAATCAAAGTTCTTGAAGTAAAAGGAACATCTGCTAGTGAACTCAAAGAACGTTTAAATTTCATGAAACGATTTATTTAA
- a CDS encoding head-tail connector protein, with protein MIVDLEEMKGYLRVDFNDDDLLIEEFITTGENLCADIARLSVDELSDIPSSKIAVMYAVAYLYEHREDADHHALTLSLRNLLEGIRRSEF; from the coding sequence GTGATAGTTGATTTAGAAGAAATGAAAGGTTATCTAAGAGTTGATTTTAATGATGATGACTTATTAATCGAAGAATTTATTACTACAGGAGAAAACCTCTGTGCGGATATAGCAAGATTATCTGTAGATGAACTGTCTGATATTCCATCTTCTAAGATTGCGGTGATGTATGCAGTTGCTTACTTGTATGAACATAGAGAAGATGCTGACCATCATGCACTAACATTGTCACTTCGAAACCTGCTTGAAGGAATACGAAGGAGTGAGTTTTGA
- a CDS encoding phage major capsid protein — protein MTIKELIEKRAKVWETAKNFVETHEKEGVLSEEDTMTYNKMEKEIEDLTMSIERQQRALDRDHELSKPMNSPITGKPYVPEMDDKKMTGVKSKEYKNAMLSAMRSNFRNVSNILQEGVDGDGGYLVPEEYDKRLIEVLEGENIMRGLATTITTSGQHKINIAATKPAAAWIEEGGALTFGGATFDQIYLDAYKLHVAIKVTEELLYDNAFGLENYIITQFGKALANAEEDAFLNGDGTGKPLGIFAETGGGQVVSTLTAAIKSDDLIDLVYGLKRPYRKNASFIMNDATLASLRKLKDNNGAYIWQPSYREGEPDRVLGYAVHTSSFAPENAIAFGDYSYYNIGDRGSRSFAELRELFAGNGMIGYVAKERVDGKLVLPEAVKILKLKSE, from the coding sequence ATGACTATTAAAGAACTTATTGAGAAAAGAGCAAAGGTATGGGAAACAGCAAAGAACTTTGTTGAAACCCATGAAAAAGAAGGTGTTTTATCTGAAGAAGATACAATGACCTATAACAAAATGGAAAAAGAAATTGAAGATTTGACGATGTCTATCGAACGCCAGCAACGTGCATTAGATAGAGATCATGAACTTAGTAAACCTATGAATTCTCCAATTACAGGAAAACCTTATGTGCCTGAAATGGACGACAAGAAAATGACAGGTGTGAAGTCAAAAGAATATAAAAATGCAATGCTTTCTGCTATGCGTTCTAACTTCCGTAATGTAAGCAATATCTTGCAAGAAGGTGTAGATGGCGATGGCGGTTATTTAGTACCTGAAGAGTACGATAAGCGTTTGATTGAGGTGCTTGAAGGAGAAAACATCATGCGTGGTCTTGCTACAACCATTACTACTTCCGGTCAGCATAAGATTAATATTGCAGCTACAAAACCAGCGGCTGCATGGATTGAGGAAGGCGGGGCACTTACTTTTGGGGGTGCGACTTTCGACCAGATTTATCTTGATGCGTATAAGCTTCATGTTGCAATCAAAGTAACTGAGGAGCTGCTTTATGATAATGCATTCGGTCTTGAAAATTATATTATCACGCAGTTTGGTAAGGCGCTTGCAAATGCCGAGGAAGATGCATTCTTAAACGGCGATGGTACAGGAAAGCCTTTAGGTATTTTCGCAGAAACCGGCGGTGGTCAAGTTGTTAGTACATTAACTGCAGCAATTAAGTCAGATGATTTGATTGATTTGGTATATGGACTTAAGAGACCTTATCGTAAAAATGCGTCTTTCATCATGAACGATGCTACTCTTGCTTCACTTAGAAAGTTAAAGGATAACAATGGAGCATATATTTGGCAACCTTCATATAGGGAAGGAGAACCAGACAGGGTGCTTGGTTATGCAGTTCATACTTCTTCTTTTGCACCTGAAAATGCGATTGCTTTTGGTGATTACAGTTACTACAACATTGGTGATCGTGGTTCTCGTTCGTTTGCAGAACTTAGAGAATTGTTTGCTGGTAATGGAATGATTGGTTATGTAGCAAAAGAAAGAGTCGATGGAAAGCTTGTACTTCCAGAAGCAGTTAAGATTTTGAAGTTGAAATCTGAATAA